In one window of Tenacibaculum mesophilum DNA:
- a CDS encoding OmpH family outer membrane protein: protein MKKSILSIVLLLIASITAAQKNQRIAYIDMEYILQSIPAYLEAQNSLDAKVEKWKSKLDKEARAIEVLKVDLTNEKAILTKDLIEEREEDITIKQESLRRLESLYFGPNGDMYNLRKQLVKPVQDQVYNAVQTIASRKKYDFVFDKSSDLVMLYSNKKHDISDLVVQMINIDQRRQAKKDKIEAKKSLLKNDNLSDEQKEKIAKREELKKKKEADRLAKIKQIEEKRKQRLEERANKRKLLQEKRKALLKAQEEARKKKEEETKQNK from the coding sequence ATGAAAAAAAGTATTTTATCAATCGTTCTTTTACTTATAGCAAGTATAACCGCTGCCCAAAAAAATCAACGTATAGCTTACATTGATATGGAGTATATTCTTCAAAGTATCCCAGCATATTTAGAAGCACAAAACTCTTTAGATGCTAAAGTAGAAAAATGGAAATCTAAACTAGATAAAGAGGCTCGTGCTATTGAAGTTTTGAAAGTTGATTTAACTAACGAAAAAGCCATTTTAACTAAAGATTTAATTGAAGAGCGTGAAGAAGACATCACCATTAAACAAGAATCTTTAAGAAGGTTAGAGTCTTTATATTTTGGTCCAAACGGTGACATGTACAATTTAAGAAAGCAATTAGTAAAACCCGTGCAAGACCAAGTATACAATGCTGTACAAACGATTGCTTCTAGAAAAAAATACGATTTTGTTTTTGATAAATCTAGCGATTTAGTTATGCTATATTCCAACAAAAAACACGATATTAGCGACCTTGTTGTACAAATGATTAATATCGATCAAAGAAGGCAAGCTAAAAAGGATAAAATTGAAGCTAAAAAGTCATTACTTAAAAATGATAATTTAAGTGACGAACAAAAAGAAAAAATAGCTAAAAGAGAAGAATTAAAAAAGAAAAAAGAAGCTGATAGACTTGCTAAAATTAAACAAATAGAAGAAAAAAGAAAACAACGTTTAGAAGAAAGAGCTAATAAAAGAAAACTTTTACAAGAAAAGAGGAAGGCCTTATTAAAAGCACAAGAAGAAGCTAGAAAGAAAAAAGAAGAGGAAACAAAACAGAACAAATAA